In one Brevibacterium sp. CBA3109 genomic region, the following are encoded:
- a CDS encoding DUF5819 family protein, which translates to MDTDKTETKSARRSVVKRALMVVAMLLTAFHLLASFLWIAPSSTAREVIPGDLLSEYMIPLWGQSWSVFAPEPINGDYYFDVRAVVKTAEGGEEVTDWVRATDVELDHSTYKLFPPRSAGLGVGVASDIKGSWEDLPNDQKAIVKLDYFKGDDSVDRLTTKLGDYEDPDGAVDGYLESEHLATAYATQVARAIWGEDVQRVQYQAARQNVVPFAQRNNDDAKRPNIQPVPVGWRALVAEPHQSDVEFAEYFCASDKVRCADEQ; encoded by the coding sequence ATGGATACAGACAAGACTGAGACGAAGTCCGCCAGACGGTCGGTCGTCAAGCGCGCGCTGATGGTTGTGGCCATGCTGCTGACAGCCTTTCATCTGCTCGCAAGCTTCCTCTGGATCGCTCCGTCGTCGACGGCGCGAGAGGTGATCCCCGGGGACCTTCTCTCCGAGTACATGATTCCGCTGTGGGGTCAGTCGTGGAGTGTATTCGCTCCCGAGCCGATCAACGGCGACTACTACTTCGATGTCCGCGCGGTCGTGAAGACTGCCGAGGGCGGTGAAGAGGTCACGGATTGGGTGCGCGCCACGGATGTTGAACTCGATCATTCGACCTACAAGCTCTTCCCTCCTCGCTCCGCCGGTCTGGGCGTCGGGGTCGCCTCCGACATCAAGGGATCGTGGGAGGACCTGCCCAACGACCAGAAGGCGATCGTCAAGCTCGACTACTTCAAGGGTGATGACTCTGTCGACCGGCTGACGACGAAGCTGGGGGACTACGAAGATCCCGACGGTGCTGTCGACGGATACCTGGAGAGCGAACATCTGGCCACGGCCTATGCGACACAGGTGGCCAGAGCGATCTGGGGTGAGGACGTCCAGCGCGTCCAGTACCAGGCAGCCCGACAGAATGTAGTGCCGTTTGCACAGCGCAACAACGACGATGCGAAACGGCCGAACATTCAGCCGGTGCCGGTCGGCTGGCGAGCACTGGTGGCCGAACCGCACCAGTCCGATGTGGAGTTCGCCGAGTACTTCTGTGCCTCCGACAAAGTGAGGTGTGCAGATGAGCAGTGA
- a CDS encoding NUDIX hydrolase encodes MIRDISPEGSDRSDLADSSSRGPDVPDPTAVPVRPAVSVLMIRDGSTGLEVFVQHRVSTMDFAAGVVVFPGGRVDPIDEQTGTSIEVPDPQTHQAAWKDSTIAEVTDGWRILLAAAVREVEEETGAVLDPAGLKPWANWVTPAGRPKRFDTYFYALSAGDVESAQHQTTEAHASEWMSVSEILTAETEERLKLMRPTLVLLRELDTFDTVAEAVGSDRTIDPVRPEFPGKHG; translated from the coding sequence GTGATTCGAGATATCTCCCCCGAGGGGTCCGACCGTTCGGACCTCGCCGATTCCTCCAGCCGCGGACCCGATGTCCCCGACCCGACGGCCGTGCCGGTCAGACCCGCCGTCAGCGTGCTCATGATCCGTGATGGCAGCACCGGGCTCGAGGTCTTCGTCCAGCACCGGGTGTCGACGATGGACTTTGCCGCCGGCGTAGTCGTCTTCCCCGGCGGTCGCGTCGATCCCATCGATGAGCAGACCGGGACATCAATCGAGGTCCCCGACCCGCAGACCCATCAGGCGGCGTGGAAGGACTCCACCATCGCCGAGGTGACCGACGGTTGGCGCATCCTGCTCGCCGCCGCTGTGCGTGAGGTCGAAGAGGAGACAGGTGCCGTGCTTGACCCGGCGGGACTGAAGCCGTGGGCGAACTGGGTGACCCCGGCTGGGCGGCCGAAACGATTCGACACCTACTTCTACGCGCTCTCGGCCGGTGACGTTGAGTCAGCTCAACATCAGACCACCGAGGCGCATGCGAGTGAATGGATGTCGGTGAGCGAGATTCTGACCGCCGAGACCGAGGAGCGTCTCAAGTTGATGCGCCCGACACTCGTGCTGCTGCGCGAACTCGATACGTTCGACACCGTCGCCGAGGCGGTAGGATCTGACCGGACCATCGACCCCGTCCGCCCGGAGTTCCCCGGCAAACACGGCTGA
- a CDS encoding agmatine deiminase family protein yields the protein MPAETAAHDRIWMAFPSSGYALGDTEEEAEAARRTWAAVARATSEFTPVTVVVSTSQTDNARRHLGEGINHPITVVNAELDDAWMRDIGPSFVVDDNGALHAVDWVFNGWGAQEWATWDHDQHIGRFVANQAGVPIIDSQLRNEGGGIHVDGQGTVLATRSVQLDPGRNPDLTEADVEAEFARTVGAKKVIWLEHGLHRDNQTFGTRGHVDIVAAMPSPGVILIHDQRNPEHPDFEFSQALKTQFTTETTAEGQPFDVVTIPAPEALRDDEGWVDYSYVNHLVTNDGVIACTFDDPMDAEAVSVLEKVYPGRKVVGVDARELYARGGGIHCITQQQPTVG from the coding sequence ATGCCCGCGGAAACAGCCGCCCATGACCGCATCTGGATGGCGTTCCCGTCCTCCGGCTATGCCTTGGGCGATACCGAGGAAGAGGCCGAGGCGGCTCGCCGCACTTGGGCCGCGGTGGCGCGTGCCACCAGCGAGTTCACCCCGGTGACTGTTGTCGTCTCGACGTCGCAGACCGACAATGCCCGCCGCCACCTCGGCGAGGGCATCAACCATCCGATCACTGTGGTCAATGCCGAACTCGACGATGCCTGGATGCGCGACATCGGCCCGAGCTTCGTAGTTGACGACAACGGTGCACTGCACGCAGTGGACTGGGTGTTCAACGGCTGGGGCGCCCAGGAGTGGGCGACATGGGATCATGATCAGCACATCGGCCGCTTCGTCGCGAACCAGGCAGGAGTCCCCATCATCGATTCCCAGCTGCGCAATGAAGGCGGCGGCATCCACGTCGACGGGCAGGGCACCGTTCTGGCCACGCGCAGCGTGCAGTTGGATCCGGGCCGTAACCCCGACCTGACCGAGGCCGACGTGGAAGCCGAATTCGCCCGCACGGTCGGGGCGAAGAAAGTCATCTGGCTCGAGCACGGCCTCCACCGCGACAATCAGACCTTCGGCACCCGCGGCCACGTCGACATCGTCGCGGCCATGCCCAGCCCGGGCGTCATCCTCATCCACGATCAGCGCAATCCCGAGCACCCGGACTTTGAATTCAGTCAGGCGCTCAAGACTCAGTTCACCACCGAGACCACAGCCGAGGGGCAGCCCTTCGACGTCGTGACGATCCCCGCCCCCGAAGCACTGCGCGATGATGAGGGGTGGGTCGACTACTCCTACGTCAACCACCTCGTGACCAACGACGGGGTCATCGCCTGCACCTTCGACGATCCGATGGATGCCGAGGCGGTCTCCGTGCTCGAGAAGGTGTACCCGGGACGCAAGGTCGTCGGCGTCGATGCTCGCGAACTCTATGCCCGGGGCGGCGGAATCCACTGCATCACCCAGCAGCAGCCCACAGTGGGCTGA
- a CDS encoding Na+/H+ antiporter, translating into MTTLLMIIGFGAATSVVVGLGQKLRLPWPALMVVIGIAGAFIPTFAQITIDPELILPLFLPPLLFAAAQKTSWALFAIRWRTILGMAVALVGVTVAAVAGTAVLLIPGITIAAAVALGAMLAPPDPVAVDAVAGTVSIPRRIMSTLQSEGLFNDAASLVIFQTAMAAAMSGTEVDFGQLALSFLISAVIAITIGLVVVFIVWSVMEKIDHTIARSSLMLMLPFGVYLIAEHFHASGVIAVVVAALEVRRRDVEGNSAERVTQASTWQVLEMLITGIAFGLIGLDLRMVVETEQAGLGEAVLVGLAIAGVIIAVRFGWLLIGTVLETRRKDEDPDAAPLNVRDAMLMTWGGMRGLATIALALSIPATTATGEPFPGRSSILVAAAVILLVTLVLAGLTFPTIVTVLRIDDEAQKEREDSAEIARRAYKAAIDQIKNDDSLPEEVAEPLRARFKVLYSQLLGTSDDQVSSEQAATLREHREAMVKVQTKALQSARTEVLKARRERGTDPEIADRVLRRFDLQSVLLR; encoded by the coding sequence ATGACCACCCTGCTGATGATCATCGGATTCGGTGCCGCGACCAGCGTGGTCGTGGGCCTCGGCCAGAAGCTGCGCCTCCCCTGGCCTGCACTCATGGTGGTCATCGGCATCGCCGGCGCATTCATCCCCACATTCGCGCAGATCACCATCGACCCCGAACTCATCCTGCCCCTGTTCCTGCCGCCCCTCCTGTTCGCGGCCGCCCAGAAGACCTCCTGGGCTCTCTTCGCCATCCGCTGGCGCACGATCCTGGGCATGGCGGTCGCGCTCGTCGGCGTCACGGTGGCGGCCGTGGCCGGAACCGCGGTCCTCCTCATCCCCGGGATCACCATCGCCGCTGCGGTGGCGCTGGGAGCAATGCTCGCCCCACCAGACCCCGTCGCCGTCGATGCGGTCGCAGGAACCGTGTCGATACCTCGGCGGATCATGTCCACGCTGCAAAGCGAGGGGCTGTTCAACGATGCCGCGTCCCTCGTGATCTTCCAGACCGCGATGGCGGCGGCCATGTCCGGCACCGAGGTGGACTTCGGGCAGCTGGCCCTGTCCTTCCTCATCTCCGCGGTCATCGCCATCACCATCGGCCTCGTCGTGGTATTCATCGTGTGGTCGGTGATGGAGAAGATCGATCATACGATCGCCCGCTCCTCGCTGATGCTGATGCTGCCCTTCGGCGTCTACCTCATCGCCGAACATTTCCACGCCAGCGGAGTCATCGCCGTCGTCGTGGCCGCACTCGAGGTGCGCCGGCGCGATGTCGAGGGCAATTCAGCCGAACGCGTCACCCAGGCCTCGACGTGGCAGGTCCTCGAGATGCTCATCACCGGCATCGCCTTCGGGCTCATCGGCCTAGACCTGCGCATGGTCGTCGAAACCGAACAGGCCGGGCTCGGAGAAGCCGTGCTCGTGGGGCTCGCCATCGCCGGCGTCATCATCGCGGTGAGGTTCGGCTGGCTGCTCATCGGGACGGTGCTCGAGACCAGGCGGAAGGACGAGGACCCGGACGCAGCACCGCTGAATGTCAGGGATGCCATGCTGATGACCTGGGGCGGGATGCGCGGATTGGCCACCATTGCTCTGGCGTTGTCGATTCCTGCAACCACCGCGACCGGAGAGCCGTTCCCCGGCCGCTCCTCGATCCTCGTCGCGGCCGCCGTGATCCTACTGGTGACTCTGGTCCTGGCCGGCCTCACCTTCCCCACCATCGTCACCGTCCTTCGCATCGACGACGAGGCGCAGAAGGAGCGTGAGGATTCGGCGGAGATCGCGCGTCGTGCGTACAAGGCCGCGATCGACCAGATCAAGAACGACGACAGCCTGCCCGAGGAGGTGGCCGAGCCTCTGCGCGCACGCTTCAAGGTCCTCTACTCGCAGCTGCTGGGAACCTCGGACGACCAGGTCAGTTCGGAGCAGGCCGCAACGCTGAGGGAGCACCGCGAGGCGATGGTGAAGGTGCAGACCAAGGCACTGCAGTCCGCCCGCACGGAAGTGCTCAAGGCCCGGCGCGAACGCGGCACCGACCCGGAGATCGCCGACAGGGTGCTGCGCCGCTTCGACCTCCAATCCGTGCTGCTGAGGTGA
- a CDS encoding CoA transferase: MEQQDLQELFGRSGTGPLAGVVVADFSRVLAGPYATMMLADLGATVIKVEGRTGDDTRHWAPPRRGDDATYFLTANRNKHSVVLDFKDGGELALAQELARRADILVENFKAGGLAKYGLDYDTVKIQNPGVIYASVTGFGRDNPQPGYDLLIQGLSGFMSVTGSQESGPVKAGVAVVDVFTGLHTTVGILAALAHRKDTGEGQLVETNLLSSALSGLANQTSAYVAGGVVPQAMGNAHPSLYPYQPMPTAEGQIIIAVGNDNQFRSLAAVLGHPEWAEDARFANFSDRNENRGELEPELIAALSEKTNQEWFDILTAAGLPCAPINTIAQGVDLATSLGLEPVAEAGAGDRVIPTVANPIRLSETPPSYDLAPPQLGDSTEVVKDWLRSQR, encoded by the coding sequence GTGGAACAGCAAGATCTGCAGGAATTGTTCGGTCGGTCTGGGACCGGTCCGTTGGCGGGAGTGGTCGTCGCTGACTTCTCACGTGTGTTGGCGGGGCCCTACGCGACGATGATGCTTGCCGACCTCGGCGCCACGGTCATCAAGGTCGAGGGAAGGACCGGCGACGATACACGGCACTGGGCGCCACCTCGGCGAGGCGATGATGCGACGTATTTCCTCACGGCGAACCGAAACAAGCACTCCGTGGTCCTCGATTTCAAAGACGGGGGGGAGCTGGCCCTGGCGCAGGAGCTGGCTAGGCGGGCCGACATCCTCGTGGAGAACTTCAAGGCCGGTGGACTGGCAAAGTACGGGCTCGACTATGACACCGTCAAGATTCAGAATCCGGGCGTCATCTACGCCTCGGTGACCGGGTTCGGGCGTGACAACCCGCAACCCGGCTACGATCTGCTGATCCAGGGACTGTCCGGCTTCATGAGCGTCACAGGGTCGCAGGAGTCGGGTCCGGTGAAGGCTGGCGTGGCGGTCGTTGACGTGTTCACCGGTCTGCACACCACGGTCGGAATCCTCGCGGCACTGGCCCACCGCAAGGACACCGGCGAGGGGCAGCTGGTGGAGACGAACCTCCTGTCCTCGGCACTGTCTGGGCTGGCGAACCAGACCTCGGCATATGTGGCCGGGGGTGTCGTCCCGCAGGCAATGGGCAACGCCCACCCGAGCCTGTACCCCTACCAGCCGATGCCCACGGCCGAGGGGCAGATCATCATCGCTGTCGGCAACGACAACCAGTTCCGTTCACTGGCAGCGGTGCTGGGCCATCCCGAGTGGGCTGAGGATGCACGCTTCGCGAACTTCTCCGACCGCAACGAGAACCGTGGCGAACTCGAACCGGAACTCATTGCCGCGCTGAGTGAGAAGACGAACCAGGAATGGTTCGACATCCTGACTGCTGCCGGTCTGCCGTGTGCTCCGATCAACACGATCGCCCAGGGTGTCGACCTGGCGACCTCGCTGGGTCTTGAGCCCGTCGCCGAGGCGGGGGCCGGGGATCGGGTGATCCCAACGGTGGCCAATCCGATCCGCTTGTCCGAGACTCCGCCGAGCTACGATCTCGCTCCGCCACAGCTGGGGGACAGCACCGAGGTGGTCAAGGACTGGTTGCGCAGCCAGCGCTGA
- the cls gene encoding cardiolipin synthase — MSGLESYPFFTIDQAWPNWLIFTLLAIDMIIRIVALGWIPHNRRPSVALGWLLAIFLIPYVGILAFLLLGSSKLPKRRRDKQVLVNDVFRDQTDDQAIIGDSAHMPEPLRTAAQLNYDLGALPMTHGNSFELHTDNHACMEAMADQIDAATRFVHFEFYIVAIDDTTRRLLESLLAAHARGVEVRILIDHLGSLGYPGYSELVKRLNSSGVAWRRALPIRPWKGEYQRPDLRNHRKILVVDGVLAFTGSQNIIDRSYNKRRNRRKGFQWKDLSLKCTGPVVDELDAVFVTDWYSETGELFDEPSRREPQAPQNGGIQAQVVPSGPGFEDENNLRLFNHLIYNANRSVVVCSPYFVPDESLMHALTTEARSGVDVRLYVGETSDHWVTQRAQQSYYADLVRAGVRIFLYHAPTVLHSKFLLIDDEVSIIGSSNMDERSFAMNMEVTMFIVDKEFTQRMYDLEAQRYAPNSVELDAERWNDRPLLHKYVENVARLTSSLL; from the coding sequence ATGAGCGGATTGGAGAGCTATCCTTTCTTCACGATCGACCAGGCGTGGCCCAACTGGCTGATTTTCACACTCCTGGCGATCGACATGATCATCCGCATCGTCGCGCTGGGCTGGATTCCGCACAACCGCAGACCCTCGGTCGCACTCGGCTGGCTGCTCGCGATCTTCCTCATCCCCTATGTCGGAATCCTCGCGTTCCTGCTGCTCGGCTCCTCCAAGCTCCCGAAGCGGCGGCGGGACAAACAGGTGCTCGTCAACGACGTCTTCCGGGACCAGACCGATGATCAGGCGATCATCGGCGACTCGGCCCACATGCCGGAACCACTGAGGACGGCAGCGCAGCTGAACTACGATCTGGGCGCACTGCCGATGACGCACGGCAACTCCTTCGAACTCCACACCGACAACCACGCATGCATGGAGGCGATGGCCGACCAGATCGACGCGGCCACGAGGTTCGTCCACTTCGAGTTCTACATCGTCGCCATCGATGACACGACGAGGCGGCTCCTCGAATCGCTGTTGGCGGCGCACGCGCGTGGGGTGGAGGTCCGAATCCTCATCGATCATCTGGGCTCGCTGGGATATCCGGGCTACTCGGAGCTGGTCAAGAGGCTCAACTCCTCGGGAGTGGCGTGGCGCCGGGCCCTGCCGATCCGCCCCTGGAAGGGCGAGTACCAGCGACCTGATCTGCGCAATCACCGGAAGATCCTCGTCGTAGATGGAGTCCTTGCCTTCACCGGATCACAGAACATCATCGACCGGTCGTATAACAAGCGGCGCAACCGGAGGAAGGGCTTCCAATGGAAGGATCTGTCGCTGAAGTGCACCGGCCCAGTCGTCGATGAACTCGATGCAGTCTTCGTCACGGACTGGTATTCGGAGACGGGCGAGCTCTTCGACGAACCCTCACGGAGAGAACCCCAGGCACCGCAGAACGGTGGTATCCAGGCGCAGGTGGTGCCGTCGGGGCCAGGGTTCGAGGATGAGAACAACCTGCGCTTGTTCAACCACCTCATCTACAATGCGAACCGCAGCGTCGTCGTCTGCTCACCGTACTTCGTGCCCGACGAATCGCTCATGCACGCGCTCACGACTGAGGCCCGGTCCGGAGTCGACGTGCGCCTGTATGTGGGAGAGACGAGCGACCATTGGGTCACGCAGCGGGCCCAACAGTCCTACTACGCCGATCTGGTGCGAGCCGGTGTCCGAATCTTCTTGTACCACGCCCCGACCGTCCTGCATTCGAAGTTCCTCCTCATCGATGATGAAGTGTCGATCATCGGGTCGTCGAACATGGATGAGCGATCGTTTGCGATGAACATGGAGGTCACCATGTTCATCGTCGATAAGGAGTTCACCCAGCGGATGTACGACCTCGAAGCGCAGCGCTACGCCCCGAACTCCGTCGAGCTCGACGCCGAACGTTGGAACGATCGGCCGCTGCTGCACAAATATGTGGAGAACGTCGCCAGACTCACGAGCTCACTGCTCTAG
- the clpB gene encoding ATP-dependent chaperone ClpB has translation MDAQLTTKSRETVQSAMNDVVARRNNQIEPAHLVAALLEQPDSLASNLVTKVGADPKSVLDSVRSTIDGFPTVSGQTVSQPGLSRSGLEMMNLAQEEMTSLGDQFVSTEHLLLAAAAGQDGAGEALRRAGAGRDALLAALPELRGGKKVTSENPEDTMQSLEKYGLDLTATAREGKLDPVIGRDKEIRRVIQVLSRRTKNNPVLIGDPGVGKTAVVEGLAQRIVAGDVPESLRDKTLISLDLSAMVAGAKYRGEFEERFKAVLEEIKNADGQVITFIDELHTVVGAGATGDSAMDAGNMLKPMLARGELRLVGATTLDEYRENIEKDPALERRFQQVYVGEPSVEDTVAILRGLKERYEAHHKVSINDGALVAAATMSNRYITGRQLPDKAIDLVDEAASRLRMEIDSAPVEIDELRRAVDRLKMEDMALSKETDTASKERLGALRADLADREEELHALEATWESQRAGLNRVGELKEKLDELRSQADKAQRDTDLETASRLLYGEIPAVQKEIDLAEAEEANAETETDPMVSDRVSSNDIAEVVSSWTGIPAGRLMQGEIEKLLGAEDVLGKRLIGQKSAVATVSDAIRRSRAGIADPDRPTGSFLFLGPTGVGKTELAKSLADFLFDDEKALIRIDMSEYGEKHTVSRLVGAPPGYVGYDEGGQLTEAVRRRPYSVVLLDEVEKAHPSVFDILLQVLDDGRLTDGQGRTVDFRNTILILTSNLGSQFLVDQSLSVEEQKDAVLGVVHSTFKPEFLNRLDDIVLFDALSTEELSSIVDLQIQRLASRLTERRITLEVTDAAEDWLALEGYDPAFGARPLRRLVQREIGDKLARALLSGDVVDGDDIVIGLPEDPESKGLELRPKR, from the coding sequence ATGGACGCACAGTTGACAACCAAATCACGCGAGACGGTTCAGTCCGCGATGAATGACGTCGTGGCTCGGCGAAACAATCAGATCGAGCCCGCCCACCTGGTCGCGGCTCTGCTGGAGCAGCCGGACTCACTGGCCTCAAACCTGGTGACAAAGGTCGGCGCCGACCCGAAGTCCGTTCTGGATTCGGTCCGCTCGACCATCGATGGCTTCCCCACCGTCAGCGGTCAGACCGTGTCCCAGCCGGGGCTGTCGCGTTCCGGACTCGAGATGATGAACCTCGCGCAGGAGGAGATGACCAGCCTCGGCGATCAGTTCGTGTCCACGGAGCACCTGCTGCTCGCGGCCGCCGCGGGTCAGGACGGAGCCGGTGAGGCGCTGCGCCGCGCCGGCGCCGGCCGCGACGCTCTGCTGGCTGCGCTGCCCGAACTGCGCGGGGGAAAGAAGGTCACCTCGGAGAACCCCGAGGACACGATGCAGTCGCTGGAGAAGTACGGCCTCGACCTCACAGCCACCGCGCGTGAGGGCAAACTCGACCCGGTCATCGGTCGTGACAAGGAGATCCGGCGGGTCATCCAGGTCCTCTCGCGACGGACGAAGAACAACCCCGTCCTCATCGGCGACCCCGGCGTCGGCAAGACCGCCGTGGTCGAAGGCTTGGCCCAGCGGATCGTGGCCGGTGACGTGCCTGAGTCCCTGCGCGACAAGACGCTGATCAGCCTGGACCTGTCCGCAATGGTGGCCGGGGCGAAGTACCGGGGCGAATTCGAGGAGAGGTTCAAGGCCGTCCTCGAGGAGATCAAGAACGCCGATGGCCAGGTCATCACCTTCATCGATGAGCTCCATACCGTCGTCGGCGCCGGCGCCACCGGAGACTCCGCCATGGACGCGGGCAATATGCTCAAGCCGATGCTCGCCCGCGGTGAACTGCGCCTCGTCGGCGCGACCACACTCGACGAGTATCGCGAGAACATCGAGAAGGATCCGGCCCTGGAACGCAGGTTCCAGCAGGTCTACGTGGGCGAACCCAGCGTCGAGGACACGGTCGCGATCCTGCGTGGGCTCAAGGAACGCTACGAGGCCCACCACAAGGTCTCGATCAACGACGGAGCACTCGTCGCCGCGGCCACCATGTCCAATCGCTACATCACCGGCCGTCAGCTGCCGGACAAGGCCATCGACCTCGTCGACGAAGCCGCGTCCCGTCTGCGCATGGAGATCGACTCGGCACCCGTCGAGATCGATGAGCTTCGGCGTGCGGTGGATCGGCTGAAAATGGAGGACATGGCCCTGTCCAAGGAAACGGACACAGCCTCGAAGGAGCGCCTCGGCGCCCTGCGTGCCGATCTTGCCGATCGGGAGGAGGAGCTGCACGCCCTCGAGGCCACCTGGGAATCCCAGAGGGCTGGTCTCAACCGGGTCGGCGAGCTCAAGGAGAAGCTCGACGAGCTGCGCTCTCAGGCTGACAAGGCTCAGCGCGACACGGATCTGGAAACGGCCTCGCGTCTGCTCTACGGGGAGATCCCTGCCGTGCAGAAGGAGATCGACCTCGCCGAGGCGGAGGAAGCCAACGCCGAGACCGAGACCGACCCGATGGTCAGTGATCGTGTCTCGAGCAATGACATCGCCGAGGTCGTCTCGTCCTGGACGGGCATCCCGGCGGGACGTCTGATGCAGGGCGAGATCGAGAAGCTGCTGGGCGCCGAGGATGTGCTGGGCAAGCGTCTCATCGGCCAGAAGAGCGCCGTGGCCACGGTGTCCGATGCGATCCGTCGTTCACGTGCCGGCATCGCCGACCCGGACCGTCCGACGGGCTCGTTCCTGTTCCTCGGCCCCACCGGCGTGGGCAAGACCGAGCTCGCGAAGTCCCTCGCGGACTTCCTCTTCGACGATGAGAAGGCCCTGATCCGCATTGATATGAGCGAGTATGGCGAAAAGCACACCGTCTCACGTCTCGTCGGCGCCCCTCCGGGCTACGTCGGCTACGACGAGGGCGGCCAGCTCACCGAGGCTGTGCGCCGTCGCCCCTACTCCGTCGTCCTCCTCGACGAGGTGGAGAAGGCACACCCGAGTGTCTTCGACATCCTGCTGCAGGTTCTCGACGATGGTCGTCTCACCGATGGTCAGGGGCGCACAGTCGACTTCCGGAACACGATTCTGATTCTGACCTCGAACCTGGGTTCGCAGTTCCTCGTCGATCAGTCTCTGAGTGTCGAGGAGCAGAAGGATGCTGTGTTGGGCGTCGTGCATTCGACGTTCAAGCCCGAGTTCCTCAACCGTCTTGACGACATCGTGCTCTTCGACGCACTGAGCACGGAGGAGCTGTCCTCCATCGTCGACCTGCAGATCCAGCGTCTGGCGTCTCGCCTGACCGAACGGCGAATCACGCTCGAGGTCACGGATGCCGCCGAGGATTGGCTCGCGCTCGAGGGCTACGATCCTGCGTTCGGCGCCCGCCCCCTGCGCAGGCTGGTCCAGCGCGAGATCGGAGACAAACTGGCCCGCGCTCTGCTGTCCGGCGACGTGGTCGACGGCGATGACATCGTCATCGGTCTGCCCGAGGATCCGGAGTCCAAAGGCCTGGAGCTGCGCCCGAAGCGATAG
- a CDS encoding HTTM domain-containing protein → MSSDKNTRVKGEEIGVQESKSGATSYSAVDPNERIPVASRVLGSISRGWDWLEEMLTGRYHATYGLAVTRILIGLTGLGLLLTNFSARHYAFGVGSAWNGEIADPKSDFPNIWLFSLFHRAVTNPPLFTAMIIGLAILAVVIILGWRTRIVLPFYLVLWVSFIELNDSAGDQGDNAYRMFMIAMLFADTTRRWSLDAKRKRQQNPEFPETDGGSYRWALIMANNLAIVVLAFQVCAIYMSGGLYKAGGAAWQHGFAVYNPLHTQQFGTWPVLSDLLTAWGPMVVAISWGSVLFQCAFPFMLFNRYTRIVGLLGILSFHLGIALLMGLPWFSLTMIAVDAIFIRDRSFEKLHKLVSRWWKWTSEGMERAKANASR, encoded by the coding sequence ATGAGCAGTGACAAGAACACCCGGGTCAAGGGTGAAGAGATCGGCGTGCAGGAGTCGAAGTCCGGGGCGACCTCCTATTCGGCAGTGGATCCGAACGAGCGCATTCCAGTCGCTTCCCGCGTCCTGGGGAGCATCTCGCGCGGCTGGGACTGGCTTGAGGAGATGCTCACCGGTCGCTATCACGCAACGTACGGTCTCGCGGTGACCCGTATCCTCATCGGCCTGACCGGACTCGGCCTGCTGCTGACGAACTTCAGCGCCCGGCACTATGCCTTCGGCGTGGGCAGCGCCTGGAACGGGGAGATCGCTGACCCCAAGAGCGACTTCCCGAACATCTGGCTGTTCTCTCTCTTCCACCGTGCGGTGACCAACCCGCCGTTGTTCACCGCCATGATCATCGGTCTGGCCATTCTCGCCGTCGTCATCATCCTCGGATGGCGGACTCGCATCGTTCTGCCGTTCTATCTGGTCCTGTGGGTGAGCTTCATCGAGCTCAACGACAGTGCTGGCGATCAGGGCGACAATGCGTATCGCATGTTCATGATCGCGATGCTCTTCGCCGACACCACCAGGCGGTGGTCCTTGGATGCCAAGCGCAAGAGACAGCAGAACCCGGAGTTCCCGGAAACCGACGGAGGCAGCTATCGCTGGGCCCTCATCATGGCCAACAACTTAGCGATCGTCGTGCTGGCCTTCCAAGTCTGTGCGATCTACATGTCGGGCGGTCTGTACAAGGCCGGCGGTGCCGCTTGGCAGCACGGATTCGCGGTGTACAACCCGCTGCACACTCAACAGTTCGGAACCTGGCCGGTGCTCTCGGACCTGCTGACCGCCTGGGGTCCGATGGTCGTGGCCATCTCCTGGGGCTCGGTCCTGTTCCAGTGTGCGTTCCCGTTCATGCTGTTCAACCGGTATACGCGAATTGTGGGCTTGTTGGGCATCCTCTCCTTCCACCTGGGAATCGCCCTGCTGATGGGACTGCCCTGGTTCTCGCTGACGATGATTGCCGTCGATGCCATCTTCATCCGCGATCGCAGCTTCGAAAAGCTCCACAAGCTGGTGAGTCGCTGGTGGAAATGGACCTCCGAAGGGATGGAACGTGCGAAGGCGAATGCCTCGCGCTAG